Proteins from a genomic interval of Sphingobacterium sp. SYP-B4668:
- a CDS encoding rhodanese-like domain-containing protein — MNNLKIRKMGPFWMVGFLFFVAHSGFAQQKKLCEAENFHDRLLVDTAIQLIDVRTPIETAEGTISGAILLNWKDSIAFQLVVQKLDKRRPVYIYCKSGNRSSEAADYLTHLGIQEVVGLKGGIRAWEEKGYFIGEKVNRDNNGKGCH, encoded by the coding sequence ATGAATAATCTAAAAATTAGAAAAATGGGACCTTTTTGGATGGTAGGTTTCTTGTTTTTTGTAGCTCATTCTGGATTTGCACAGCAAAAGAAACTTTGCGAAGCTGAAAACTTTCATGATCGTCTGCTTGTGGACACGGCCATACAATTGATTGATGTACGTACACCTATCGAGACTGCAGAGGGGACGATTTCGGGGGCTATTCTATTAAACTGGAAAGACAGCATAGCCTTCCAGCTGGTTGTGCAAAAATTAGATAAGAGGCGACCTGTATACATTTATTGTAAAAGCGGAAATAGAAGTAGCGAAGCTGCGGATTATTTGACTCATCTTGGGATCCAAGAAGTGGTGGGGCTCAAGGGAGGAATAAGGGCATGGGAAGAAAAGGGCTATTTCATAGGTGAAAAAGTAAACAGGGATAACAACGGAAAGGGATGTCACTGA
- a CDS encoding beta-carotene 15,15'-monooxygenase: protein MNTSIHDSWSKGQVFVLLVAIFFFGLLSIPFNPTLCADISRKVLSVESFYQLTTYHTSFFREAQQIGLQLTGYLNWLIALVVALCGSALLQVLYKQPLPADRLYYILRVLLRYRLAIALFATGIVKLFPVMLPLPTLSDLHTEYGDFLPWKVYFLSTSISSAGYVPTLGLMEIGAALLLLFRKTTVIGAAIAFCLLLNIVLANYAYGIGEQVYSSFLLLLSFAILWYDLPRLYALLFLERYTKADTYEPVYKERYLKFRKGLKIAVVIWVLILLGGTYRIWSNERYPYSNQAGLKDAAGYYEVTRFVRNADTIAYSQDDEVRWRNVIFEKWNTLSIRDNNAGVVDSTRPKIVYQVDSLRNFEQLGNGGRHFYRYEIRDGGRRIELQNKIVKGDRFVFHVKQSGKDQLVLSGVSNAKDSLQVVLQRTSKEYLLHKGRRKPIKIY, encoded by the coding sequence ATGAATACATCCATACATGATTCATGGAGCAAAGGCCAGGTCTTTGTTCTGCTTGTTGCTATTTTCTTTTTTGGCCTATTGAGCATTCCGTTCAATCCTACACTTTGTGCTGACATTAGTCGCAAAGTGTTGAGTGTTGAGAGTTTTTATCAGCTGACGACTTATCATACTTCATTCTTTCGAGAAGCTCAACAAATAGGGCTGCAATTGACAGGTTATCTGAATTGGTTGATTGCATTGGTTGTCGCTTTGTGTGGAAGTGCGCTCCTACAGGTGTTATATAAGCAGCCACTTCCAGCGGATAGGCTCTATTATATCCTCAGAGTTTTGCTACGATATCGTCTTGCTATAGCACTATTTGCGACTGGTATCGTTAAGCTATTTCCCGTTATGTTGCCTCTACCGACGCTTAGCGATTTGCATACCGAGTATGGGGATTTTTTACCATGGAAAGTCTATTTTCTGAGCACTTCTATCAGCTCTGCAGGATATGTCCCGACACTTGGTCTTATGGAGATAGGAGCGGCCTTGTTGCTCTTGTTTCGAAAGACTACCGTAATAGGTGCTGCTATAGCATTCTGCCTGTTGCTCAATATTGTCTTGGCTAACTATGCATACGGTATCGGTGAGCAAGTATATAGTTCCTTTTTGCTATTGCTGTCGTTTGCCATTTTGTGGTATGACCTTCCTCGTTTATATGCTTTACTTTTCTTAGAAAGATATACTAAGGCCGATACTTACGAACCTGTATATAAAGAGCGGTATTTGAAATTTAGAAAAGGGCTCAAGATAGCAGTAGTCATTTGGGTGCTAATACTACTGGGGGGGACATATCGAATTTGGTCCAACGAACGGTATCCCTATTCTAATCAAGCGGGGCTTAAAGATGCTGCTGGATATTATGAGGTAACTAGATTTGTCCGCAATGCTGACACAATTGCTTATTCGCAGGATGATGAAGTGCGCTGGAGAAATGTGATTTTTGAAAAATGGAATACATTGAGTATTCGAGATAATAACGCAGGTGTAGTGGACAGTACCAGACCCAAGATTGTGTATCAGGTAGATAGTCTTCGAAATTTTGAACAATTGGGTAACGGAGGCCGACATTTTTATCGTTATGAAATTCGTGATGGAGGTCGCCGAATAGAGCTGCAAAATAAGATTGTTAAAGGTGATCGCTTTGTTTTCCATGTGAAACAGTCGGGAAAAGATCAGCTTGTCCTCTCCGGAGTATCCAATGCGAAAGATTCACTACAGGTCGTACTGCAACGTACTTCTAAGGAATATTTACTGCATAAAGGGCGACGTAAACCTATTAAAATCTATTAA
- a CDS encoding RagB/SusD family nutrient uptake outer membrane protein yields the protein MKTQYQAILQFLLVTTLLFGLSGCSDYFLDVDPTQSISGNTIVVDQNTAETAVLGVYSALQSRLYYGGDGYAAMAYLSGGDHIWVGTLNYYNSFPVHEYRPDNTLINNVWYDIYKVVNGANNVIEKVAALSNESIANDARNKFTGEAYFLRALAFFDLAKAWGNIPIVLQATKSPSDFNGIQQSDQKTVYAQVLKDLDQAETLLPTTVDRNRVTKNTVYALKSKVYLYLENWDKAIEYASKIINNTNYELISWPTILAGLNTKESIFELAFSAADQSAHFGSWSSLSYRNQYGPSAEVYQFLQQTEVGGDRKALIVDNSTPTIRNYFIQKLYWRSSGDNPTYILRLAEQYLIRAEARAKNATVDLEGALSDLNAVRRRANVGVKLLTTKEALLTDIEQERRAEFALEPHRWFDLVRTGRAAAVLGVTDQRKWIFPIPYNDVEVDADLVQNPGYE from the coding sequence ATGAAAACACAATATCAGGCTATATTACAGTTTCTGTTGGTCACTACTTTGTTGTTTGGACTCAGCGGTTGTTCGGATTATTTTTTGGACGTGGATCCTACGCAATCCATTTCGGGCAATACGATTGTTGTTGATCAAAATACAGCCGAGACGGCTGTACTGGGCGTTTATAGTGCATTGCAATCACGTTTGTACTATGGCGGTGATGGATATGCGGCAATGGCTTACCTGTCGGGAGGAGATCATATTTGGGTTGGGACACTCAATTACTACAATTCTTTTCCAGTCCATGAATATCGACCAGATAATACCTTGATTAATAACGTCTGGTATGATATCTATAAGGTGGTGAACGGTGCGAACAATGTTATCGAAAAGGTGGCGGCTTTGAGCAATGAATCAATCGCTAACGACGCGCGGAATAAATTTACGGGAGAGGCTTACTTTTTACGCGCTTTGGCTTTCTTTGATTTAGCAAAAGCATGGGGCAATATTCCGATTGTATTGCAGGCAACAAAATCACCTTCGGATTTTAACGGTATCCAACAAAGTGATCAAAAGACAGTATATGCCCAAGTATTAAAAGATTTGGATCAGGCGGAGACATTGTTGCCGACGACTGTGGATCGAAATAGAGTCACTAAGAATACGGTATATGCACTTAAATCGAAGGTGTATCTCTATCTTGAAAATTGGGATAAAGCGATTGAGTACGCTAGCAAAATTATTAATAATACAAATTATGAACTCATCTCGTGGCCGACAATTCTGGCGGGCCTGAATACCAAAGAGTCTATTTTTGAGCTGGCTTTTTCGGCTGCTGATCAAAGCGCGCACTTTGGGTCATGGTCGAGTCTCAGTTACCGTAATCAATATGGCCCTAGCGCGGAGGTCTATCAATTTTTGCAACAAACTGAGGTAGGTGGAGATCGTAAAGCTTTAATTGTAGACAATTCTACTCCAACAATTCGTAATTATTTTATACAAAAATTGTACTGGCGTTCGTCGGGGGATAATCCGACTTATATTCTGCGTCTAGCTGAACAATATCTAATTCGAGCCGAAGCACGTGCAAAAAATGCCACTGTTGATCTAGAGGGGGCACTTTCAGACCTGAATGCAGTGCGTAGACGTGCAAATGTCGGTGTAAAACTACTTACGACTAAAGAAGCATTATTGACAGATATAGAACAAGAGCGGAGGGCGGAGTTTGCCTTAGAGCCACATAGATGGTTTGATTTGGTACGTACGGGTAGGGCAGCGGCTGTATTGGGAGTGACCGACCAGCGTAAGTGGATTTTCCCTATTCCCTATAATGATGTGGAAGTAGATGCTGATCTGGTACAGAATCCAGGATATGAATAA
- a CDS encoding SusC/RagA family TonB-linked outer membrane protein: MKNITRNRVFSTLLCMVFLYGTHTLAQAQSTPLINASIAGKVIDSLTRSPIAGATVRLEAVTHQVQTDELGNFKLVTGQKLPATVIVTVVGYTKRTVVIRSSPTVIVLSQNQDFLDEVVVVGYAQKRRSSETGAITEVKGKALEYQGGVSLSEKIQGLAPGLQIASASGVEGGSALVRLRGATSINANNDPLYIIDGVFINSRSLQNVNAGGQNINPLADINPADIESIEIFKDANATAMYGSRGANGVIIVTTKRGKRNAATRININSVIGKAVTPKVWNLVTGPEHASILNQQWVNDGKSYESRPYRPASEGGAGNPEDQGTYDRLSLIFRDPVQTTHNLSIAGGGEKTSFFLSGEFTKQPSILKLQDFNRLSFRTNLDHQISSAFSIGTSIAYSSTERETVPTGDTGGITNTGLHTPTLTPLFNSDGTFNRGERFNNPYVLLENSNSHAYGKHLIGNVFAKWNILKNLSFKSSFSLDDNSYNEVIYYNANLNQGLATNGSGRDVLSTETTWVAEQLLNYIPLSNQEHFLSIFLGNTLQRGFISRASLTGTNYPSTQFTTISSAAVTTASATGRLYNGLISYFGGVNYTFRDRYSLDANVRTDASSRFGANNRWATFPSIGAAWNIAKESFVRQNLEFVNTLQLKGSIGWTGNQGIPDFSSQLLWTGGNNYLDKPGVAPTQLGNENLKWETTRQWNVGLETSLLNRRLSLNIDLYNKYTRDLLLEVPTPAKTGFSSSYQNFGEISNKGFEIELKTLNITNDNFQWNTTFNISHNKNKVEKLSKSFTQYNRDWVRIEEGYPLYSFWLYKQLYVDSQTGNAVYDDSRTGDGKITVDDRQIVGNAWPSIYGSLTNQLSYKNFSFAFNLYFSQGNKVFNMNRYFQEHAGSRGTSWSMLSSMLRSWQEPGDVTDIPRITTLQNADGSYNHNYESSRFLEDASFIRLKYINIGYTFPTALLGKQHVIKKLGLYFNATNLLTFTGYSGPDPEVNVAQSQAGATVQGLDFSMPPHARVYQFGVNLTL, translated from the coding sequence ATGAAAAATATTACTAGAAACCGTGTTTTTAGTACACTTCTTTGTATGGTCTTCTTGTATGGAACCCATACGTTGGCTCAAGCCCAGTCGACTCCTTTAATAAATGCTTCGATTGCGGGAAAAGTAATCGATTCGCTTACACGCAGCCCAATTGCTGGGGCTACGGTGCGGCTCGAAGCCGTAACTCATCAAGTACAGACGGACGAATTGGGGAACTTTAAGCTTGTAACTGGGCAAAAGCTTCCCGCTACTGTGATTGTCACTGTCGTGGGATATACCAAACGAACTGTCGTTATTAGATCATCGCCAACGGTCATTGTACTGTCGCAAAATCAAGATTTTCTTGACGAGGTTGTGGTCGTAGGTTACGCTCAAAAGCGTCGCTCTTCAGAAACAGGTGCAATCACCGAAGTGAAGGGTAAGGCATTGGAGTATCAGGGGGGTGTCAGTCTTAGTGAGAAAATACAGGGACTAGCCCCAGGTCTACAAATTGCATCTGCTTCGGGAGTAGAAGGAGGGTCAGCATTAGTCAGGCTGCGTGGAGCAACGTCAATTAATGCTAATAATGATCCTTTGTATATTATCGATGGTGTGTTCATCAATAGTCGGTCGCTTCAGAATGTAAATGCAGGTGGACAAAATATAAATCCACTGGCCGATATCAACCCTGCGGATATCGAATCAATCGAAATCTTTAAAGATGCAAATGCGACAGCAATGTATGGTTCGCGAGGAGCCAATGGCGTTATAATTGTTACGACTAAGAGAGGTAAACGCAATGCGGCAACACGTATAAATATTAATTCTGTCATTGGTAAAGCGGTGACGCCTAAGGTCTGGAATTTAGTAACTGGACCGGAGCATGCTTCGATCCTCAACCAACAGTGGGTAAACGACGGTAAGAGCTACGAAAGCAGACCCTATCGACCAGCAAGTGAGGGTGGTGCCGGCAATCCAGAGGATCAAGGTACATACGACAGGCTGAGTTTGATTTTTCGCGACCCAGTACAGACTACCCACAATTTATCAATAGCGGGGGGAGGAGAGAAAACCTCGTTCTTTCTAAGTGGAGAATTTACCAAACAACCCTCTATTTTAAAATTGCAGGATTTTAATCGTCTTTCATTCCGGACGAACCTCGACCATCAGATTAGTTCGGCATTTTCCATAGGAACCAGTATTGCATATAGTAGTACCGAACGTGAGACTGTGCCGACAGGTGATACGGGGGGAATCACAAATACGGGGTTACACACACCTACATTAACGCCTCTATTTAATTCAGATGGAACTTTTAACAGAGGAGAGCGATTTAATAATCCGTATGTATTACTCGAAAATAGCAATAGCCATGCTTATGGCAAACATTTAATTGGAAACGTATTTGCTAAATGGAATATCCTTAAGAATTTGAGTTTCAAGTCTTCTTTTAGTTTGGATGACAATTCTTATAATGAGGTCATTTATTACAACGCGAATCTTAATCAAGGTTTAGCAACCAACGGAAGTGGCCGTGATGTGCTTTCGACAGAAACTACTTGGGTGGCAGAGCAATTGCTTAATTATATTCCTTTGTCCAATCAAGAGCATTTTCTTTCTATTTTCCTTGGTAATACTTTGCAACGTGGCTTTATCAGTAGAGCCTCTTTAACTGGTACCAATTATCCCAGTACACAGTTTACGACTATCTCTTCTGCGGCAGTGACTACCGCTTCTGCGACAGGTAGGCTCTATAACGGGTTAATCTCCTATTTTGGAGGTGTCAATTATACTTTTAGAGATAGATATAGTCTGGATGCTAATGTTCGGACGGATGCTTCGTCACGTTTTGGCGCTAATAATCGATGGGCAACATTCCCTTCTATAGGTGCTGCGTGGAATATCGCGAAGGAGAGTTTTGTGCGTCAAAATTTAGAATTTGTGAATACACTACAATTGAAGGGAAGTATCGGATGGACCGGAAATCAAGGTATTCCTGATTTCTCTTCGCAGTTGCTTTGGACTGGAGGTAATAATTACCTTGATAAACCTGGTGTGGCACCGACACAATTGGGTAATGAAAACCTAAAATGGGAGACAACGAGGCAATGGAATGTGGGATTGGAAACATCCTTGTTGAACCGGCGATTAAGCTTAAATATAGATCTGTATAATAAGTATACGCGCGATTTGCTTTTAGAGGTTCCTACTCCAGCAAAGACTGGTTTTAGTTCTTCGTATCAAAATTTTGGAGAGATTAGTAACAAAGGTTTTGAGATTGAATTGAAGACGTTAAATATTACAAATGATAATTTTCAATGGAACACGACTTTTAATATTTCTCACAATAAAAATAAAGTTGAAAAACTATCTAAATCATTTACGCAATATAACAGGGATTGGGTGCGGATTGAGGAAGGCTACCCATTATACTCTTTCTGGTTGTACAAGCAATTGTATGTCGATTCACAAACGGGCAACGCCGTTTATGATGACTCACGGACAGGTGATGGAAAGATCACTGTTGATGATCGTCAGATAGTTGGCAATGCTTGGCCATCCATCTATGGAAGTCTGACCAATCAACTGAGCTATAAGAATTTTTCATTTGCATTTAATCTTTATTTCTCGCAGGGTAATAAGGTGTTCAACATGAATCGATATTTTCAGGAACATGCAGGGAGTAGGGGTACCTCTTGGTCCATGTTGTCCAGTATGCTTCGCAGTTGGCAAGAACCGGGAGACGTGACGGATATTCCGCGTATCACGACTTTGCAAAATGCAGACGGAAGCTATAATCACAATTATGAAAGTAGCCGATTTCTGGAAGATGCTTCTTTTATCCGATTGAAGTATATCAATATCGGATATACGTTCCCAACGGCACTGCTTGGAAAACAGCATGTGATTAAAAAACTGGGTCTCTATTTCAATGCGACAAACCTCTTGACATTTACGGGTTACAGTGGGCCAGATCCAGAGGTAAATGTGGCGCAAAGCCAGGCGGGGGCAACAGTGCAGGGGTTAGATTTTTCTATGCCTCCACATGCACGGGTCTATCAGTTTGGGGTTAACTTGACTTTGTAA
- a CDS encoding ketopantoate reductase family protein produces MIDILIVGIGGIGGFFGGLLAKRFEESPQIKIHFLARGTNLDAIKRDGIRIQDGELTFTTRPASASETINHLKKVHYIILCTKSYDLENTVKMLSPCVDETTVFLPLLNGVDSKYHIQKIFPFNLVAEGCANIITRLTAPGQIACFSTFKTITFGLQDEQDARLDYLHTLFSEAGISALLTSNIWNAVWLKFIFISAAATATSYVNKSFGEIINNLEYRKIYTSLLSEICQLAELKNIKLPKDIQQKSIDILRDAPPTNTTSMHSDFISNKGNTEVESLTGYVVREAERYQLDVPTYKAIYTFLSNPTMLIHYHGINQSTQ; encoded by the coding sequence ATGATAGATATTCTTATAGTCGGAATTGGGGGCATTGGAGGATTCTTCGGTGGCTTACTCGCCAAGCGGTTCGAAGAAAGCCCGCAAATTAAAATTCATTTTTTAGCTCGTGGGACCAACTTAGATGCAATCAAAAGAGATGGCATTCGAATCCAAGATGGAGAATTGACATTTACCACTCGACCTGCATCCGCATCAGAAACTATTAATCATCTTAAAAAGGTACACTATATCATTTTATGTACCAAAAGCTACGACTTAGAGAACACCGTCAAAATGCTATCCCCCTGTGTAGATGAGACCACTGTTTTCCTGCCCTTGTTAAATGGTGTGGATAGCAAGTATCATATCCAAAAAATATTTCCGTTCAATCTAGTTGCTGAAGGGTGCGCAAACATTATCACAAGACTTACAGCCCCTGGACAAATAGCCTGTTTCTCTACGTTCAAAACGATTACTTTTGGACTCCAAGATGAGCAGGATGCCCGCTTAGATTATTTACATACATTATTTTCAGAAGCCGGTATTAGCGCTCTGTTAACCTCCAATATCTGGAACGCCGTTTGGCTTAAATTTATTTTTATCTCTGCAGCTGCTACCGCCACTTCATATGTCAACAAATCTTTTGGAGAGATTATAAACAACCTCGAATATAGAAAAATCTACACAAGTCTCCTTTCCGAGATTTGTCAACTAGCTGAATTGAAAAATATCAAACTCCCGAAAGATATACAGCAGAAATCAATAGACATCCTTCGTGACGCCCCGCCCACCAATACGACATCCATGCATTCAGATTTCATCAGTAATAAAGGAAATACTGAAGTGGAGTCCCTTACAGGTTATGTTGTAAGAGAAGCCGAACGCTATCAGCTAGACGTACCAACGTACAAAGCTATCTATACTTTCTTATCTAACCCCACTATGCTTATCCACTATCATGGCATTAATCAGTCAACACAATAA
- a CDS encoding DUF2931 family protein, which translates to MNILNKVYCILIIVTSILSVVAIRNVGQKVNYSTHCFTAVPIKVRELYLKDRRSEDFGNFEYPSAEYFAWKLFYPSVDNNFINYPDSLYINYFSYVDTSFYRAVLPIADFEPEVWKDYKKLKQYNTFSVGIANDGWVMLWCTNDVLGTKLLLRTQIKASEPNKGDLFYIKQYDKAGYIGEMFKSLSDSIRTNIANQYYLTDYKDSVAYELL; encoded by the coding sequence ATGAATATTCTGAATAAGGTATATTGTATATTGATTATCGTGACATCAATCTTATCGGTAGTCGCTATCCGCAATGTAGGTCAAAAGGTTAATTATAGCACGCATTGTTTTACGGCTGTACCTATCAAAGTCAGAGAACTATATTTGAAGGATCGTCGGAGTGAAGATTTTGGAAATTTTGAGTATCCGAGTGCTGAGTACTTTGCATGGAAGTTATTTTATCCATCTGTGGATAATAATTTCATAAACTATCCGGATTCTCTCTATATAAATTATTTCTCCTATGTCGACACCTCTTTTTATCGTGCTGTGCTGCCTATTGCAGACTTTGAACCGGAAGTTTGGAAAGATTACAAGAAATTAAAGCAATACAATACCTTCAGTGTCGGCATAGCTAATGATGGGTGGGTGATGCTATGGTGTACAAATGATGTCTTGGGTACAAAGCTGCTTTTAAGAACGCAAATTAAGGCAAGTGAACCGAATAAAGGAGATTTATTTTACATCAAGCAGTACGACAAAGCGGGATACATCGGGGAAATGTTTAAAAGCCTGAGTGATAGTATTCGGACGAATATAGCAAACCAATACTATTTAACGGATTATAAAGATAGCGTAGCGTACGAACTTCTATAA